A stretch of DNA from Sebastes umbrosus isolate fSebUmb1 chromosome 14, fSebUmb1.pri, whole genome shotgun sequence:
AGGTATCAGCTGGTGCTGCCTGCTTCACTCAAGGCTGTCGCTCTCAAAGGAACCCATGACGATGCAGGTCATCAAGGCCAAAGCAGGACGTTTCATCTGGTGCGCCAAAGGTTCTTTTGGTCAGGAATGGACGGAGAAGTTAAGAAGTATTTCTCTCACTGCAAACGTTGTGTGGTTAGCAAGATGCTTGAGCCTGAGGCTAGAGCACCATTAGATTCAATCAAGACAAGTGCACCACTCGAGCTGGTTTGCATAGATTTTTGGTCAGCTGAAGGGAAGAATGGAGAGAATGACAACGTACTTGTTGTAACAGACCACTTCACCAAGTTGGCCCTTGCGTTCACTTGTCCGAACCAGACAGCCAAGGTGGTGGCGCAGAAGTTGTGGAATCAGTTCTTCTGTACCTACCGCTTTCCACTCCGTATCCACTCCGACAAGGGAGCTAATTTTGAGAGCCAATTGATTGCAGAACTGTTACAAGTGTCGGGAATCAAAAAGTCCCGTACCACCCCTTATCACCCTATGGGTAATGGGCAGACAGAAAGGTTCAACCGTACACTTGGTAACATGATCCGCTCCCTTCCAGCAAGAGCAAAAGAAAGATGGCCACAGATTATACAGACGCTTACATTCTCATACAACTGCACCACACATGAGACAACAGGATTTGCACTGTTCTATTTAATGTTTGGAAGGGTGCCTAGGTTGCCTGTGGACATCATGTTTGGCAGCACGCTGAGGGATGAGGATGTGGTGGCTCATGACACCTATATTGACTCTTTCCAGAGGGACTTGAGAGAAGCTGTGAAGATCGCCCAGAGCAACACGACAGTAGCACAGAGGAAGCAAGCAAGAGAGTATGATAAGACGGTCAAGGGCATCCCTCTAGAAATTGGTGATCATGTTCTGTTGGCGAACAGGAAAAACAGAGGAAAGGGTAAATTGGCTGATCTGTGGGACTCAGTGGTGTATGTCATTACATGGAAAGATTCATCTGTGCACATCTACAGAGTTGAAGATCCTACCACTAGGAGAAGTAAAGTCGTTCATCGGAATTTCATTTTGCCTGCCGGTGGTGGAACAAGAGGGGGTGTCTACAATCTTCTCCACAGTCTCAGGGGCGGTGGCTGATGAAGTGGAAACTTTGGATAATGAACCTTTATTTGGCACAGAAGGGGAGCTAGGAAAAGTGGGACGGCTGCCTGGAGACTGAATGGCCAATGTCCTGAATTGTTAAGTATCGGTGTGACCCCACAAACTGTTGAAGAACACCCTGCAGGGGCTACTGTTGCAGCTAGGCTTGATGAGGAAGAGCACCGGACTGCACCAATTCAAAAGGAGGATATGGCCTCTTCAAACGAGGGTCATTGCAGTATTATGAGTGAGAGGGATGTCTCAGGGAACGACGGAAGTGAGTCTGAAGGTGATACAGAGGATGGTATGAGTAAGCAGGAGACATTGCATGAGCTTGGGAGCAGTAGGAGCTGACTATTCCAGTCTGTGTTTGGAACTGAAAGAGACAGGTATGTTGACGGAGAATTAGGTTTCTAAATGACGATACCGGGACTATTCTGAAAGAATGATAGAAGACAGTTGTAATGTATAAAGTGGAAGTCTGTACTGCAAGGTGTTTTAAAGTTATTGCAAAGTTAGCATCGCATTGTTCCCTACTGTGTTGTTTTGAAGTGCCGCCGCTTGCTTAAGAGTCGCGCCTCGCGACCCgtggcattatgggaaatgtagttttctTCTGGGATTTGCATAAAACTAATGTTATGTGTGTTGTTACTTTTCTAATGTTATGTGTGTACATGCGTGGAGTCACTGTGTTTACCCTGTAATTGAATTGACATGTGAGGCAGAgcatatttagtttatttagcatttattttacattgttattttatgtttctctcACAGTAGTCTGAGGAGAAGTTGTGAACTGATGCAGACCCCGTCACATGTTGTATCATTACAGCACTACAGTAAAGAAAGACCCCAAAGAAAGCCGTGGTGTCGTGGTGATTTTGTAGTGTGTCCCAAATACGCTACACCTGCAGCGGGCAAGCCTCCTGCTATGGCTCTGGGGAGCGGCGGCCAAGACAGTAATACATGTACCTGTTGAGATAACAATGTTGATATCTGCATGATTTCTTTTCCCCTTTTGTCAATCCTCCctcttatttttttcccctttggtCTCATGGTTTTCTCGTCTTACCTTTTATGTAACACTTGTcacattaaaatatatacatatatacatagtatagtgttaaaaaaaaactgttcctgTTTGCCCTCCTACATcatgggtgactgagtgaccaCAAGTGGCATGGAGGCAGTCCCTGCTCCTGCTGGAACCCCGcataaaaaccccaaaacagGTTCCAGCTCTCTTCCTCATTGGCGACTGACAACACACAGCTCATGATGTGACGGGGTGAGGGTGAAGCCCACAATGGGTGCCAGATCCAGTTCATCCTCTGTGACTCCAGGTGGAGGAGAGAAACGAAAGCgctggaggagggaggtgaagaagaggaagagttcCATTCGGGCCAGACTCTCTCCGAGACACACCCTGCGACCTGCAAGAACGACAGCGAGTTATAAATGGATCACGTCTTTACATCTGTaatcaataaaacacaaaatcctGACGAAATTGTTTTACCTGCAGAAAAGGCCATGAAGGCGTCTCTCCTGATGAATTTACCGTCCTTATCCAGGAAGTGGGAAGGGTTGAAAGTGTGTGGGCTCTCCCATTCGCTCTCACCATGCAGGACAGAGGTAAGAAGAGGAAACACAGTAGTCCCCTGtaggcagaagaagaagagagaggggtgTAATTGTTTGAAATCTTGGAACCAAAGAACTGTTTTATGTGGGCAACTGACCTCTTTGATGAAGTAGCCCTGGAAGGTGACGTCTTGGCTGGTTTTGTGAGGAATGGCCATGGGGACAATGTTGGCCAGTCTCTGTGCCTCGTGGATGACAGCATCAGTGTACGGCAGGTTTTTACGGTCATCTACTCGGACCTGACGGCTTCCAACCACCCTGCTCAGCTCCTCATAGACCTGGTCTGGACTCACATAAAATTTAGATTAATTCGGATGAATATATGAGTCCACTTTAATCCCATTTTTATGCAAACACTGTAAACTGAATTTCACTAGAGACGAGTTTGTGGGTATGTTTTTGTACCTTGAAAATGAGGGTACTTGGCAATGAAAAGTAAACACCACCGAAGTGTATTTCCTGTAGTATCGGTCCCAGCTGCAAACAGATTCATCACACTGTAGACCAGGTTTTCATCATGATAGTATGAATTCTCGATTTCAGACTCCTGGAATAACATGCAGAAAACAGGGTTTTATACACAATGAGTTATTGATCAGTATGATCAGCCCAGGAGTGGATTCATTGGAGTTAGACAGCTCACCTCCAGATTTAGTTTACGGGTCAGGAATGCATCAACAAAGCATCTGCACATATCAGGGTTCAGAGTCTCCTTCAGGTCAGCTATTATACTTCTTATTTGCTCCTTGTTGTCCTCCACATTCTTCATCAAATGCTTATAGTTTTTAAGAAAAGGGCCCAGCCAAGGAAACATGTCGTATATCTGTAATGGAACACACAAGACAATTTAATGTTGTAGGATTTAATGTAACAATTGTGACAGCCAGGAGATCTTAAGCCCCAGCTGGTTTCATTCAATCAGTTTGATTTTACATCCGGTTGTTACTCATTTAAATCAGAAGCATATTTGTAgatgctttattttattttaaaagcaaTTATGCAAAAAGGTACTAATTGAAAGTAGGTATAATTTAATGTAGGCCTAATAAAATTGACGCAGTGTTCAGTTGGTACCCTTCCAACCTCACTCACACAGCCGTTACTGCTGATAACATCGTCCCGAGCGGCATCGTCACAGAAGCGTTAGCGCTTTAAGAGAATTCCTATAACTTCCTAATAATGTTTTACTAAACATTTTATGCGACTACAACAGCAATATAATTAATCTAAAGCCAAACAAGTCTGTAATATGCACAGCAATGTAGAATTTCCTTGTAATTATCGGATGTCACTCAATCTGAAATCAGTCTGTGTACCAGGATGGATGCTGTTCCAGTCAGACGGATGGACTCGTGGTCTCTTTCCACCATAGCTTGGAATACAGGGTCTTTGTATTCAAACCTCTTTCCAAACATGATAGCTGATATAATATTTGAAGCTGCATAATTAATTGTCTGGGCGTTGTCGAAGGCTTTACCTGAGAGAAAAAGAGTTGGATAGTAAGTGTGACTTTATTCAAGGGATTAATGTATGCAGTGTTTTAGAGGAGATATTCTTACCTTCGTGTTGCTCAAATTCTTCAATCAGGTAGCGACATTCTTCGATGATTCTCCCCTCACTAATCCTTTTGCCCATCCCAAAATCTCTCAATGTAGATAGAGCAAAACGCCTCATTTCTTTCCACGAGTCACCATTGGAAAATAGTATGCCTGGAAACAAAAACGGTTGGTTTGCCAAGACAAGGATAAAAACGGgccagtaaaacaaacaaacaatcattTCTTTACCATTTTCTTTGTTGAAGTCATAGAATATGGGAGTGACCTCTCGGTCTCCAAACTCCTCAGCATGGTTGACCAGAGCCTGTCTGACTGTACTGTATCCTGCCAGGACCACCACCTTCTTCGGTCCAAAGTAGACTGTGAACACTGGTCCATATTTTTTGGACAGCTAAAAAGATggatatgaatatgaataatacGTAAGATATTACATAGGACTGTGTATAtccaaaaaaaatatcactgaaagatgaataaaacaatgaggggtttttttctcgtagatttgtgactttaatctcagtgaatttctattttataatctcagagaatattcaattttttttccccataaaTTTGTGCtttgtttctcgtaaatttactaTTTAAATCTctgagaatatccaagtttttttcatgcaaatttatgttttttttctcataaatttgtgactttaatctcagtgaatttctatgactttataatctcagagagtAAATTTACGATttaaatctcagagaatattcaaggttttttcttgtaaattcgAGAATTTTTTCCCGGAAATTTACCATAATTATGTCAGAGAATATCCTgggttttttctcgtaaatttgcaaCTTTAATCTCAgggaatatccaagttttttctcgtaaatttaccaatttaatctcagagaatgtcttttttttttttttatatgtatgaTTTTCGGGCAACCCCATGACCTGTCCCCTACTCGGTTTCCCCACATCTCTCTCCACTATCACTATTAAATAAAGGCAGAAATTGCCCAAAAGattatcttaaaaaaacaatgaccaATACTGAAAACATATGCAGAAACATATAACTTTCTGGTCTTCTATCAAAGAACCACATTGTTTAAGACAACCAACGCATTACTCACATCAACAAGAGAGCTGTCGAGTCTCTTGAGATCCACCTGAAGCAGGTTACCAAGCAGGGGAAGAGGTTTAGGTCCTGGAGGCTCCCTCTTCCTGTCTTGGGAGCTGACCCCGGAGTAAAACAGGTGGAAGACCAGCAGACCCACAATGGCCATCAACAGAGAGACTGAAGTGGAGGATTGAAAAAGATCTTCCAACATGATCCTACTGTCACTAGGACCTGGTTCCTTTAAGGACACCTCTTCGCTGAACAGCGGTTCTCAAAGTTAAATGCCTGGTTGCTGCAATCAGGACTTCTAGTTCAGCTTGTTTGTAATTTCTTCAGAGAAGCATGAAGCCACCTCTCAGGGTGGGGCTGTAAGAGCTCCCACCTCCTTTTATAAAGGCTGCACCAATCACAGCACGAATCACACGAGGTCACCACTCACATTGTGAGCAGGCCAGCCAATCATATGTAAAAGCTTTGAACCTGAAACCCTGTTTAACTGCTTTGCCCTCAGGAGACAAACATAAAGCTGCACATTCATCAATACATAAAAGGAAGACAAAGTTAAGATCTGGTACCAGCAAGTGGGCATTTTGTGCAGTCTAACTTACTCTTACTTGCAGTCTTAAGATTTGTCACAAACCAGTTTTCACACTGAACTCAATCTCACAAGTTTCAAGTTCCAAATCCACCTTTTAGGCGGAGAGCCGTCTTCAGATTTCACTTCCCTCTCaacagcagaacaaaaacagtaattaaatCTCCACCAGAGAAACTGGCTTAGCAGCTTCTGTCCATCAGCCCAAACTATTTAAATGGCATATTGTAGCCCCACAGTCACGGGCAAGTACTGacacatattttagccacctaaaagaaatgctcgcctagaaaaaaaaatcaatagagctcaaacagagtgtttcaggcagagggtgaaaagagatgtTACAGCACAGacagtataaaaaatattttaattttaacaataatatatatttgttattggttACATTGGTAAGCATTATTCAGAAGTAATCAAGAACTAAGTAAAGGACCATTACAAGGATTAAAAGATACCCATGAACAATTAATTACATATTAGTTCATTAACAACATAATATCTAACAGTCGTTTATCAATTAAGTAATCATTAGCTACTGTATAAAATTTGATTAGGAGTTACTTAAGAACTGCCCTTTAACTTATTGTTCACTAGCAGTTAGTTCCTCATTATGTTCCTCATTCATTCCTCATTTGTTCCTCATTTGTTCCTCATTATGTTCCTCATTCATTCCTCATTTGTTCCTCATTCATTCCTCATTTGTTCCTCATTTGTTCCTAATTTGTTCCTCATTTGTTCCTCATTATGTTCCTCATTCATTCCTCATTTGTTCCTCATTCATTCCTCATTTGTTCCTCATTTGTTCCTCATTTTGTTCCTCATTTGTTCCTCATTCGTTCCTCATTTGTTCCTCATTTTGTTCCTCATTCATTCCTTATTATGTTCCTCATTTGTTCCTCATTTTGTTCCTCATTTGTTCCTCATTATGTTCCTCATTTATTCCTCATTTGTTCCTCATTATGTTCCTCATTTGTTCCCTGGTAACTGCTCTAAATGTTGTAAAGTGTTACTGCAGATGTCCCATCCTCAAGAATCAGGAGATCGTTTATTTCATTCACTTATCTGATATGGTATTGGAGAAAGATGAATGTTGTCACACACAGCTGGAGACACTGACTAGCCTAAATGTTTATGATTTATACTCATTAGTTGCATCAATTTGTAGGAATTTGGGTGTAAATGCACTTTTTTAGAATGAAACAGCTACATTAACCTTTATATTCTTGCTTCTAGGTcactattgattattttcacaaATGGATGTACTTTGCTCGCTGCTCAGTATGTTATTCTCCGTGTGCGAGGATGACAAGTAAAACAATATTCATGCCATTGGCACATGCAGGTATAGTACAAGGCCATGCTCCAGCTCTCTTCTTCATTGGCGACTGACGGCACACAGCTCATGAGGTGACGGGTTGAGGGTGAAGCCCACAGCTGGAGTCAGATCCAGTTCATCCTCTGTGACTCCAGGTGGAGGAGAGAAACGAAAGCgctggaggagggaggtgaagaagaggaagagctcCATCTTAGCCAGACTTTCTCCTGGACACGCCCTGCGACCTGCAAGAAAGAAGAGATTTGCAAAGAGTTAAACTGCTGTGTAAAATGTATCTGTAATCCCGAAACAAGAAAAACTCAACAATGTTTTTATACCTGCAGAAAAGGGCATGAAGGCGTCTCTCTTGAAAAAATGACCGTCCTTATCCAGGAAGTGGGAAGGGTTGAAAGTGTGTGGGCTCTCCCATTCGCTCTCGTCATGCAGGACAGAAGTAAGAAGAGGAAACACGGTCGTCCCCTGTAGGCAGAAGAAGAGATGAAGTCTCAGAATGAAAGCACATTTTCACCCCCGCAAAAAATAACAGATGTGAGCAGCTGACCTCTTTGATGAAGTATCCCTGGAAGGTGACGTCTCGGCTGGTTTTGTGAGGAATGGCCATGGGGACAATGTTGGCCAGTCTCTGTGTCTCGTGGATGACAGCATCAATGTACGGCAGGTTTTTACGGTCATCAACCCGGACTTGACGGCTTCCAACCGCCCTGCTCAGCTCCTCCTGGACCTGGTCTGGACTCAgacacattaataaataaatattctttgTCTGCATTCATTTTAACAAGActagtctacagccatgctagatGCTCTGTGAAGCAGCGGTGTCTAGATGGTTACCCACAAGCgaaaactctcgcaagactcCTTtcccgatgacctatcctaaccttaaccatcaatGCCTCACCTTAACCATCCAAGGTCAATGGCTCACCTTAAAAATCAATGCCTCAGCTTAACCATCAATGCCTCAGCTTAACCATCAATGCCTCAGCTTAACCATCAATGCCTCACCTTAACCATCAATGCCTCACCTTAACCATCCAAGGTCAATGGCTCACCTTAAAAATCAATGCTTCAGCTTAACCATCAATGCCTCAGCTTAACCATCAATGCCTCAGCTTAACCATCAATGCCTCAGCTTAACCATCAATGCCTCACCTTAACTAACAATGCCTCACCTTAACCATCAATGCCTCACCTTAACTAACAATGCCTCACCTTAACCATCAATGCTTCACCTTAACCATCAATGCTTCACCTTAACCATCAATGCTTCACCTTAACCATCAATGCTTCACCTTAGCCATCTCAcaagagtttcgcaatttgtgggCTACCTTTTAGAGACAACCCTTTGAAGCTGTACTTTGAGCTaagcaggtgtaatgtttacTTCCATCTTAGTTTAACATGCTAACAGTTGTCAATCAGCACATAATAgtagcaacaaaaaaagaaggtaaaagttaaaaaagggCATCCACAAGTGAAAACATCAATGCACACCGACTagcctcatctctctctttacctTGTATAAGCGGATATTTAGCCATAAGCAGCAAACCCCATCTCAGTGTCGTCGCTGTGGTATCAGTACCAGCAGAAAACAGGTTGGTCACTGTAATTATCAAGTTCTTCTCATTGTAATGAGTGTCCATCACACGAGAGTCCTAAGAGAAAGAACGTACACATATCATAAAATACACTGTTCTTTTTATTAGAtgaaaactgtaaaaatgttGTCTTACCTCTTCTTTCTGCTTCCGAATCAGAAAACAGTCCACGAGCCCCCTGCAGATCTGAGGATTCAGTGTCTCTTTCAGATGGTTGATTAAATCTTTGACATCACTGGCATTCATTGCAAAGTTTTTTAAAATCAGCTGCCGGCTTTTTATCCAACTGACCAGCCTGGGGAACATGTTGTAAAGCTGTGAcgtaacagtgaaaacaacaaagaTTGAAGTACACCAAACAACAACCCAAGGAGTCAGATTTCATAGATTTATACAAATGTTCATAGTCTAACACAGCAGAAATTATGTGCCCAATTTAAAAGAGTATATGTATTCAAATACGTAAATTCAGCATTCAGACCCACTTTTGATCAGTTATTTGCCACATTTAAATAATCACCCTGCAGTTTCCATCCATTTTCAGTCTGACAACACTTTCTTGTAttcttttgtcatttaaaattcGCCCCAAATGATACTACAAAATTGGTCCCACAGTTTCCTAAATCATGCATTTGTCAGTTACCATTGCTTGTGTAACTGCAGCAATTTAAAAAGCAAATTATGAAGCCCACCTGGATTGGTGCAGAGCCGGCCACGCGTATGTTCTCGTTGGCTCTTCTCACCATGTTTGTGAATCGGGGGTCATCGTATTCAAACCTGCTGCCATACACGATAGAGCagatgatgttggatgttgccCAGTTTACCTGGCACCCTGTATCAAATGGTTTCCCTGTAAAATAGCAAATAATTTAAGTATTAAGACTTCAGTACAAAATGAGAAGTGCAGTCTTGTAGTGTTAAAGCAAACATCACCATGACTGGCTACAAAAACTCTGTAAAATATGGGTGATGATTTGAACACAGCTGATCATTTTCTGAGGTCAATGATGTACTTGATATAAATAAACCTTGTGGAGGAAATGTCACTCAGCATTACGATGACACCTTGACGTCAACTGTAATATTTGACCTCAGAACACCTCGTCATGTATTATCACTTACATATTTTAACTCCATACCTTCGTGCTCGTCAAACATTCGGATCAAATGGTGGCATTCCTCCAAGATTTTATCCTCAGCGACTCTTTTTCCCATCCCAAAGTCTCTCAGGGTGGTGAGGGCAAAACGTCTCATCTCTTTCCATGTTTCTCCATTTGCGAACAGGATTCCTTATtaaaaatcagaaatactttattgatctccaGGGGGAAATtggggcgttacagttgctcttgtataaatgtaaagaaatgtaagaaaatataagtCATTTCTGTACATAATGGTACAatacaaacacaatatatgcaaataaatataAGTGAGTACTAAAattaagaataagaaaatgagaatataagaaatatgaacaaatatttgcattaaaatgtgcaatatataacaaataagtGAATACAAAATGTGGAGAAGTGGGATTAAAAgatgtgtgttaaatataaaagccagaatggtataaataagaaatgaaaaagaatatttgttgtttaaatatatttgtattattaatatataacatGACATACGAGTTGAATTTAATCTGTACTAGTATAGTGTGTGACTATATGATAAGATACAATACTTATCAGTGATTGacctaaataaaacaaagaagtaATGAAGACattgaacattaaaacagaaaaataaaaacagtgtatTATCAAACAGATAACAAATACAATATTATGTATGGTTTTGCTTTTGCTATAACTCATACTATTTGGTTTTGTGCAAAAAGGTAAACACACCGTGACCTTGATTCACATCATAAAAAATAGGGGGGATGTCTCTATCTCCAAACTCTTCTGCGTAGCTGACCAGAGCCTCTTTGACTGCCTTGTATCCAGCCAGGACCACCACTTTATTGGTTCCAAAGTACACCGTAAACACAGACCCATGTCTCTTTGAaagctgcaaaaataaaaaatgttgagtCAGAGAAAGCTTAAGGACATTTGTTATTGCAAAGGACCTTCGTACAAATGTTACAAAATGGATTTGTTTTGGGATAAAAGGGCTTGACTCACCTCACAGAGGGTTTTGTAGGGTCTCTTGAGATCAAGATGCAGCAGGTTGCCAAGCAGAGGAAGAGGCCTCGGCCCTGGAGGCCCCTTCCCAGAATCCTGGGAGGCGAAACTACTGGAAACAAGATAAAGGACGAGTAGGAGAGCAACAACCCCCAACAAAGTGGTGGgattagaaaaaacaaaatcctcCAAAAGAGACATTTGTCCTGCCGTTGACGGTACTCCTTCGACTTGCAGTTAAAACACAGCTGAACTTTGTTAGAGCGTAACGAGCTCACCCGGAATTCCCTTTAGGCTGAGAGATCAGGCTACTAATCATCTTCCCTGTTGACTCAAAGGTGAGCGAGACGTCTCAAAGGAGAAAGCAGAAGGGCTTGTTTGGAAAGAGTCTACATTTTCACAGGTAGACCTTGTTTATGGAACAACAGGATGGATGCGTCATTAGCGTCTCTGGTTTCAGGAACATTTAATTGTAGGGTAAGAATTCAGGTGAGCTGTATTGTAGGTTAGAAATTCCTGACAGAGGTCAGCGTTTAGAGTTCTCCTCACTGTCTTTTAGGCGTCTTCAGGGTCCTAAATGTCTGGAGCAGTAGTttccaacctttttggcttgttaaagggatagtttgtgtgttttgaagtggggttatatcAGGTACTTATACATAGTAGGtgtgacggtcggcacgcccacggcatcaagaaacagacaggagcaccggcaccggagcaaagcaatacttTACCTACCAAAACCTTCACCTCTCGATAGACGATGGTCCGCCTTCTGGCGGACCACCATGGGatcttatttcggaaaaaatacgaacggtagtcaacagagagagataaatatttttttgatcccgtttgaattgcaccacgaaacacacatatgatgtttgtcaatttaaaacataatttttcaagttaagaaagtctcagttttgTCGTAGTTTCATTTAGCTTTgagtgaaaccgctcagtgaactacatctctcgtctcgcacaacatACGTCACGTCGTTGactaccattcatatttttttccaaaataaggtcccatggggtccacgggaaggggcgggacttcgtcTCTCTATTGTGATGCTTTGAAAGggtggaaaaatatttttttagccATGCAAGTAGAATCAAGACAGGTGTGATGTGTCACTTGCTGGAAAAACGAGACCAGGCACTGGTGTTTGCTACCATTTGCATAGagcattatttaatttaaaaagaataGCGATACATATACAGTTGACAAGGTCAGTTTCttggtacagtacagtacacactTACAATGATGtaaattcccttttttttttaaatatcatatttCAGCATAACTCAATCCTTCAATATCAGCAGCGCGAACCTTTCCATTCCTCCTCAAACTACGTATCTAACATCGCATTTGATTCAAGTCGTACATGTAAATGAGACAAATAAATTgtgcaaatacacaaacaaatgtaacaaaagtcaaaattaaatGTCTTTCTGGAATGTCAGTCTCTTACTTTTTCTTCTCCCACATCTGGTGACGTGGAGACAGCGTTGGAAATCATATGAAGCTGTTAGTAAAGTCGATTACTGTGAGTGCTTTTTGCTTTCGCGTAAGACAGTAAAATACATTCATCTCACTTCTGTGAGTGATTTTTTTCCAGAGTAGGAATGTCATTTGTACACTCGAGTTAACATGATTCATCCCGGATTATAAAGATCGATCTTTAACGTGGATGAAAAGCAGGAAACTGAGAATTTCCCATCGATGTGCGGGAATTTGTTTTTGAAACTTATTCCCAATATTCCTACAGAACACGTACATCTTTTTGAAAGTACAAACAAGGCTTTGAGACAGTGTTATATCGGGCACGCTCTGAAATGAGGTTCATGGTAGCACATCCAAATGACAGAGGAACAAACATTGCGCTGTTCATTCTTCCTCAGAACAAGGCATCTATTTGTACGCAGAGGAAGTTTTTTAACCATCTATACACCATTGTTGGGCCTTTTTATTGCATTTCCTGGCGTTCCCTGAAGGAGCAGCTCTACACTAAAGATGACACAGCAGTAAAGTTCGTCCACTGCGCAAAAAACAATCTcttgattttaatatttaacttGACTATTAGCACTGTTTCTGTGTGGTCTGGAGGAAATCAGGAATCATGTGTTGCCTCTgtacctctcacacacacatacagacacacacaggtgtaCCGTGTGAAATGCAtagcaagaaaaacaaagtacaaaaaggTCATTGCAGTCTTGCTGTTTTTAGTATTTGAAGTCCTCCtgtttttctgcaacatttGAAAATAATCTCCTGCGTCACGCGATGATTTCTCTCTAAAAAAGCTTCCATGTAAACTGTGATGGCTGGATATCCACatggtgacacacacactgttgctgTAACTTGTTTGGCAGGAAAACCGAAAACATTGGTTCACAAGGACCCTGGACAATGGAGGCGTATTATTAAATGTACTCAGCCTGAACTAAATGTTCTCTTCGGATTAATCCTCAATAAGGATCGCTAGCAGCTCTCCG
This window harbors:
- the LOC119502516 gene encoding cytochrome P450 2K1-like; the encoded protein is MSLLEDFVFSNPTTLLGVVALLLVLYLVSSSFASQDSGKGPPGPRPLPLLGNLLHLDLKRPYKTLCELSKRHGSVFTVYFGTNKVVVLAGYKAVKEALVSYAEEFGDRDIPPIFYDVNQGHGILFANGETWKEMRRFALTTLRDFGMGKRVAEDKILEECHHLIRMFDEHEGKPFDTGCQVNWATSNIICSIVYGSRFEYDDPRFTNMVRRANENIRVAGSAPIQLYNMFPRLVSWIKSRQLILKNFAMNASDVKDLINHLKETLNPQICRGLVDCFLIRKQKEEDSRVMDTHYNEKNLIITVTNLFSAGTDTTATTLRWGLLLMAKYPLIQDQVQEELSRAVGSRQVRVDDRKNLPYIDAVIHETQRLANIVPMAIPHKTSRDVTFQGYFIKEGTTVFPLLTSVLHDESEWESPHTFNPSHFLDKDGHFFKRDAFMPFSAGRRACPGESLAKMELFLFFTSLLQRFRFSPPPGVTEDELDLTPAVGFTLNPSPHELCAVSRQ
- the LOC119502513 gene encoding cytochrome P450 2K1-like isoform X1; the protein is MLEDLFQSSTSVSLLMAIVGLLVFHLFYSGVSSQDRKREPPGPKPLPLLGNLLQVDLKRLDSSLVDLSKKYGPVFTVYFGPKKVVVLAGYSTVRQALVNHAEEFGDREVTPIFYDFNKENGKEMIVCLFYWPVFILVLANQPFLFPGILFSNGDSWKEMRRFALSTLRDFGMGKRISEGRIIEECRYLIEEFEQHEGKAFDNAQTINYAASNIISAIMFGKRFEYKDPVFQAMVERDHESIRLTGTASILIYDMFPWLGPFLKNYKHLMKNVEDNKEQIRSIIADLKETLNPDMCRCFVDAFLTRKLNLEESEIENSYYHDENLVYSVMNLFAAGTDTTGNTLRWCLLFIAKYPHFQDQVYEELSRVVGSRQVRVDDRKNLPYTDAVIHEAQRLANIVPMAIPHKTSQDVTFQGYFIKEGTTVFPLLTSVLHGESEWESPHTFNPSHFLDKDGKFIRRDAFMAFSAGRRVCLGESLARMELFLFFTSLLQRFRFSPPPGVTEDELDLAPIVGFTLTPSHHELCVVSRQ
- the LOC119502513 gene encoding cytochrome P450 2K1-like isoform X2; this encodes MLEDLFQSSTSVSLLMAIVGLLVFHLFYSGVSSQDRKREPPGPKPLPLLGNLLQVDLKRLDSSLVDLSKKYGPVFTVYFGPKKVVVLAGYSTVRQALVNHAEEFGDREVTPIFYDFNKENGILFSNGDSWKEMRRFALSTLRDFGMGKRISEGRIIEECRYLIEEFEQHEGKAFDNAQTINYAASNIISAIMFGKRFEYKDPVFQAMVERDHESIRLTGTASILIYDMFPWLGPFLKNYKHLMKNVEDNKEQIRSIIADLKETLNPDMCRCFVDAFLTRKLNLEESEIENSYYHDENLVYSVMNLFAAGTDTTGNTLRWCLLFIAKYPHFQDQVYEELSRVVGSRQVRVDDRKNLPYTDAVIHEAQRLANIVPMAIPHKTSQDVTFQGYFIKEGTTVFPLLTSVLHGESEWESPHTFNPSHFLDKDGKFIRRDAFMAFSAGRRVCLGESLARMELFLFFTSLLQRFRFSPPPGVTEDELDLAPIVGFTLTPSHHELCVVSRQ